From one Pontibacillus sp. HMF3514 genomic stretch:
- a CDS encoding bifunctional (p)ppGpp synthetase/guanosine-3',5'-bis(diphosphate) 3'-pyrophosphohydrolase — protein sequence MSKDKILTADEVIEKAGQYLSDEDTTFIRSAYEFAQEAHKEQYRKSGEPYIIHPVQVAGILVELEMDPVTIAGGFLHDVVEDTNVTVDELQDEFNEEVAMLVDGVSKLGKIKYKSKEAQQAENHRKMFVAMAKDIRVILIKLADRLHNMRTLKHLPPEKQRRISNETLEIFSPLAHRLGISTIKWELEDTALRYMNPQQYYRIVHLMKQKRNEREYYIGEVMDEIHNQLDDVNINAEISGRPKHLYSIYRKMALENKQFNEIYDLLAVRVLVNSIKDCYAVLGIIHTCWKPMPGRFKDYIAMPKPNLYQSLHTTVIGPKGEPLEVQIRTHEMHEIAEYGIAAHWAYKEGKNVDHNSQSFDERLSWFREILEWQNETHDAEEFMESLKVDLFSDMVYVFTPKGDVIELPSGSVPIDFAFRIHTEVGNQTIGAKVNGKMEPLDYKLQTGDIVEVMTSKHSYGPSKDWIKVTQTSQAKTKIKQFFKKQKRDENISKGKELVEKEIRSMEIEPKDVFTVENLKMVAEKFNFTSEEDMFAAVGYQGITAAQIATRLTEKIRRKQQKEQDLEETLEGVQTEIKNKPNKKKDSGVKVKGVDNLLVRLSRCCNPVPGDDIVGYITKGRGVSVHRADCPNVQTEDVKQRLLPVEWEGSTEDSKQYSLDIEISGYDRRGLLNEVLHAVNETKTNITAVTGKSDKNKMATINMTIMIHNVSHLRKVVDRIKQIPDVYTVRRMLQ from the coding sequence ATGTCGAAAGATAAAATTTTGACAGCAGATGAAGTGATCGAGAAGGCGGGTCAATATTTATCCGATGAAGATACTACCTTTATTCGCAGTGCATACGAGTTTGCGCAAGAAGCACATAAAGAGCAGTATCGAAAGTCTGGAGAGCCTTACATCATTCATCCTGTCCAAGTAGCTGGTATACTCGTCGAGCTAGAGATGGATCCGGTCACAATTGCTGGTGGCTTCTTACACGATGTTGTAGAAGATACGAATGTGACAGTGGACGAGTTACAAGATGAATTTAATGAAGAAGTCGCCATGCTTGTAGACGGCGTGTCTAAGCTTGGAAAAATTAAATATAAATCGAAGGAAGCTCAACAAGCGGAAAACCATCGAAAAATGTTTGTGGCTATGGCGAAAGACATTCGTGTCATTTTAATTAAGCTAGCTGACCGCTTACACAACATGCGTACGTTGAAGCACCTTCCACCTGAAAAGCAGCGTCGCATTTCAAATGAAACGTTAGAGATATTTTCACCTCTAGCGCATCGTCTTGGTATATCCACAATTAAGTGGGAACTTGAAGATACTGCACTTCGCTATATGAACCCACAACAATACTACCGTATTGTTCACCTTATGAAACAAAAGCGCAACGAACGTGAGTATTATATTGGAGAAGTTATGGATGAAATTCATAATCAATTAGACGATGTGAATATTAACGCTGAGATATCTGGAAGACCGAAGCACTTATACAGTATTTATAGAAAAATGGCATTAGAAAACAAGCAATTTAATGAAATCTATGACTTATTAGCTGTCCGCGTACTCGTGAATAGTATTAAAGACTGTTATGCCGTATTAGGGATCATTCATACTTGTTGGAAACCTATGCCAGGTCGTTTCAAGGACTATATAGCTATGCCGAAGCCGAACCTTTATCAATCACTTCATACGACTGTGATCGGTCCTAAAGGTGAACCATTAGAGGTACAGATTCGTACGCATGAGATGCACGAGATTGCTGAATATGGTATCGCAGCTCACTGGGCTTATAAAGAAGGAAAAAATGTAGATCATAATTCCCAGTCCTTCGATGAACGCTTAAGCTGGTTCCGTGAAATTTTAGAATGGCAAAATGAAACACATGATGCTGAAGAGTTCATGGAATCATTAAAAGTCGATCTATTTTCCGATATGGTGTATGTCTTTACACCAAAAGGGGATGTAATTGAACTACCTTCAGGTTCTGTACCAATTGATTTCGCCTTTCGCATTCATACCGAGGTAGGTAACCAAACCATTGGTGCAAAAGTAAACGGCAAAATGGAGCCGTTAGACTATAAGCTGCAGACTGGGGATATTGTCGAAGTGATGACTTCCAAACATTCCTATGGTCCTTCAAAGGATTGGATTAAAGTTACCCAAACCTCTCAAGCGAAAACTAAAATTAAACAATTCTTTAAGAAACAAAAGCGAGATGAAAATATCTCTAAAGGTAAAGAACTTGTTGAAAAAGAAATTCGCTCTATGGAAATTGAACCAAAAGACGTATTTACAGTAGAAAACCTAAAAATGGTTGCAGAGAAGTTTAATTTCACGAGTGAAGAGGACATGTTTGCTGCTGTTGGCTATCAAGGAATTACAGCAGCTCAAATTGCAACAAGACTAACGGAAAAGATTCGACGTAAACAGCAGAAAGAACAAGATTTAGAAGAAACGCTCGAAGGTGTTCAAACTGAAATCAAGAACAAGCCGAATAAGAAAAAAGATTCAGGCGTAAAAGTGAAAGGCGTAGACAACTTATTAGTTCGTTTATCCCGATGCTGTAATCCTGTACCTGGTGATGACATTGTGGGTTACATCACGAAAGGTCGTGGAGTATCTGTTCACCGTGCGGACTGTCCAAATGTTCAAACAGAGGACGTGAAACAACGTTTATTACCTGTTGAATGGGAAGGGTCTACAGAAGACAGTAAACAATACAGCTTAGATATTGAGATTTCAGGATATGACCGAAGAGGATTATTAAATGAAGTTCTTCACGCTGTAAATGAGACAAAGACAAATATCACAGCCGTTACTGGTAAGTCTGACAAAAATAAAATGGCTACAATCAATATGACCATTATGATTCACAATGTGAGTCATCTGCGAAAAGTAGTAGACCGTATTAAACAAATTCCTGATGTGTACACTGTTCGCAGAATGTTACAGTAG
- a CDS encoding adenine phosphoribosyltransferase: MDYKQYITVVEDWPKEGIKFKDITTLMDNGTAFKSAVDEIVEYAKEREIDLVVGPEARGFIIGCPVSYAMEVGFAPVRKEGKLPRETIKVDYGLEYGSDVLTIHKDAIKPGQRVLITDDLLATGGTIEATINLVEQLGGIVVGCAFLVELTYLHGREKLEGYDVLTLMEY, from the coding sequence ATGGATTATAAGCAATATATTACAGTTGTAGAGGACTGGCCTAAAGAAGGAATTAAGTTTAAAGATATTACAACACTTATGGATAACGGGACTGCTTTCAAGTCTGCTGTAGATGAAATCGTAGAATATGCTAAGGAAAGAGAAATTGACCTTGTAGTAGGCCCTGAAGCTCGTGGCTTCATTATTGGTTGCCCGGTTTCCTACGCAATGGAAGTTGGATTCGCTCCAGTAAGAAAAGAAGGAAAGCTTCCACGTGAAACCATCAAAGTAGATTATGGTCTAGAGTACGGTTCAGATGTTCTAACGATTCATAAAGATGCGATTAAACCAGGCCAACGTGTTTTAATTACAGATGACTTATTAGCGACAGGCGGAACGATTGAAGCTACAATAAACCTTGTTGAACAACTTGGTGGAATTGTAGTAGGCTGCGCTTTCTTAGTAGAGCTTACGTACTTACATGGACGTGAAAAGCTTGAAGGTTACGATGTTTTAACACTAATGGAATACTAA
- the recJ gene encoding single-stranded-DNA-specific exonuclease RecJ produces MLRSKAKWNMVQTENPSTTMDESISLTPLTRQLLQQRGIVTQQDVQTFLHPDLNDLHDPMLMHDMNKAVERIREAVEKQERILVFGDYDADGVSATAVMMETLREMGATVDYYIPNRFTEGYGPNEEAFQNAHAEGVSVIITVDTGIAANHEADVAKELGMDLIITDHHEVQEKMPDALAIVHPKCSTDYPFQELAGVGVAFKLSQALLGDFPKHLLDLVVIGTIADLVPLKGENRILASYGLKALSRSIRPGIQALKQVCSLNDQMTEEDIGFAIGPRLNAVGRLQDAYPAVELLLTDSDDEANQLAEYIQNLNKERQKVVSDIAKEAEAILDAQEDGLPSVIVVAKEGWNQGVLGIVASRLVNRYDRPTIVLTIDPEKQTAKGSARSIDAFDLFTNCMEIRDLFTHFGGHAQAAGMTLPQENVASIRQALCQKADEQLEPEDFRQVYTIDSTIKIEDITLDTIEEVNQLSPFGMGNPKPLFMIDKQAPVEMRQIGSQLNHLKLKFRDGSTDIDAIGFGLGDLYEKMSPQSQLSVVGELSINEWNGRSKPQVMMKDIRVDDWQLFDRRGNRKLQQSLESVQSQDALAVFFEPITEQNEWVTEHFDFIELLDEEMFEDMPEDHVDHLLIMDMPKDLSHLGEVVRKMKPNNIHACYRTDDTAFLKALPNRDHFKWFYGMLLKRKQFHLENEGPKLAQHKGWSMDSIEFISQVFFELEFVKIDNGLLTLNPNPSKKDLTESTLYQNKYEQLNVEQTLYFSSYQQLKTWFDEQLDRAAYAKEEVANGL; encoded by the coding sequence ATGTTACGTAGTAAAGCAAAATGGAATATGGTACAAACAGAGAATCCTTCTACCACTATGGATGAATCGATTTCTCTGACACCATTAACCAGACAATTGTTACAACAACGAGGGATTGTGACTCAGCAGGATGTTCAAACCTTTTTACATCCCGATTTAAACGATTTACATGACCCCATGCTTATGCATGATATGAATAAAGCTGTTGAAAGAATAAGAGAAGCTGTTGAAAAACAAGAGCGCATTCTTGTTTTTGGTGATTATGATGCCGACGGGGTTAGTGCAACCGCTGTCATGATGGAAACGTTACGTGAAATGGGAGCAACGGTCGACTATTATATTCCGAATCGCTTCACAGAAGGCTATGGTCCGAATGAGGAAGCTTTTCAAAATGCGCATGCAGAAGGTGTATCTGTAATCATAACAGTCGATACCGGTATTGCTGCGAATCATGAAGCAGATGTAGCTAAAGAATTAGGTATGGACCTTATTATTACGGATCACCATGAGGTTCAAGAGAAAATGCCAGATGCTTTGGCTATAGTTCATCCAAAGTGTTCTACAGATTATCCTTTCCAAGAGCTTGCGGGTGTTGGGGTTGCATTTAAGCTTTCCCAAGCCTTATTAGGTGATTTCCCTAAACACTTGTTAGATCTAGTCGTAATAGGAACAATTGCAGACCTTGTCCCCCTTAAAGGAGAAAACCGCATTTTAGCTTCTTATGGTTTAAAAGCTCTTTCTAGAAGCATTCGTCCAGGTATTCAAGCTCTAAAGCAAGTATGTAGTTTGAATGACCAAATGACTGAAGAGGATATTGGCTTTGCGATTGGTCCTCGTCTCAATGCAGTAGGGCGTTTACAAGATGCATATCCAGCTGTTGAGTTGCTTTTAACAGATTCAGATGATGAAGCAAATCAATTAGCTGAATACATTCAAAACCTGAACAAAGAACGTCAAAAAGTTGTTTCAGACATTGCTAAAGAAGCTGAAGCGATCCTGGATGCTCAGGAAGATGGTTTACCTTCAGTTATTGTTGTAGCTAAGGAAGGGTGGAACCAAGGTGTACTTGGTATTGTAGCTTCTCGCTTAGTCAATCGATATGACCGTCCCACGATTGTGTTAACGATTGACCCAGAGAAGCAGACGGCAAAAGGGTCAGCTCGTAGCATTGATGCGTTTGATTTATTTACAAATTGTATGGAAATTCGAGACTTGTTCACTCATTTTGGTGGACATGCCCAAGCAGCAGGAATGACATTACCTCAAGAAAATGTAGCCTCTATTCGCCAAGCTCTATGTCAAAAAGCCGATGAACAGTTAGAGCCGGAAGATTTCAGGCAAGTTTATACAATCGACTCAACTATTAAAATTGAGGATATTACGTTAGACACGATTGAAGAAGTAAATCAGTTATCGCCATTTGGTATGGGGAACCCTAAACCATTGTTTATGATTGATAAACAGGCGCCAGTTGAAATGCGACAGATCGGTAGTCAACTGAACCATTTGAAATTGAAATTCCGGGATGGAAGTACGGATATCGATGCCATTGGATTTGGTTTAGGTGATCTTTATGAGAAAATGTCACCTCAATCTCAACTCTCTGTAGTAGGAGAACTATCGATTAATGAATGGAACGGACGAAGTAAACCACAGGTAATGATGAAAGACATCCGAGTTGATGATTGGCAATTATTTGATCGTAGAGGCAATCGTAAGCTTCAACAATCTTTAGAAAGTGTACAAAGCCAAGATGCTTTAGCCGTCTTTTTTGAGCCTATTACTGAACAAAATGAGTGGGTAACCGAGCACTTTGATTTTATTGAGTTATTAGATGAAGAGATGTTTGAAGATATGCCAGAAGATCATGTAGATCATTTGTTAATTATGGATATGCCGAAGGATTTATCCCATTTAGGGGAAGTCGTTCGTAAAATGAAACCAAATAATATCCACGCCTGTTATCGAACAGATGATACGGCCTTTTTGAAAGCTCTTCCTAATCGCGACCATTTCAAATGGTTCTATGGCATGCTTTTGAAGAGGAAACAATTCCATTTAGAAAATGAAGGTCCTAAGCTTGCCCAACATAAAGGCTGGTCTATGGATTCAATTGAATTTATATCACAGGTGTTTTTTGAATTAGAATTTGTTAAAATAGATAATGGACTTTTAACGTTGAATCCGAATCCTTCTAAGAAAGATTTGACTGAATCAACGCTTTATCAAAATAAATACGAACAATTAAATGTTGAACAAACCTTATATTTCTCATCTTACCAGCAATTAAAAACTTGGTTCGATGAGCAATTGGATCGTGCTGCATATGCTAAGGAGGAAGTAGCAAATGGATTATAA
- a CDS encoding lipopolysaccharide assembly LapA domain-containing protein has product MKGQSGFILALIFALIVAIFAVINVDSVEVNYLFGTGQAPLILIILGSVLMGGLIVGVFGTIQNYKIKRTNRNLQRKIQELESNTTNTPVHETDRDHSYENEAAKEENKEN; this is encoded by the coding sequence GTGAAAGGTCAATCAGGGTTTATTTTAGCTTTAATATTTGCACTTATCGTAGCCATTTTTGCTGTCATCAATGTAGATTCTGTTGAAGTCAACTATCTATTTGGAACAGGGCAAGCTCCATTAATTTTAATTATTTTGGGCTCTGTTCTTATGGGAGGCCTTATTGTAGGTGTTTTTGGGACGATCCAAAATTATAAAATAAAAAGAACCAATCGAAATTTACAGCGTAAAATCCAAGAGCTAGAATCAAATACGACGAACACACCAGTACATGAAACAGATCGTGATCATAGCTATGAAAACGAGGCAGCTAAGGAAGAAAATAAAGAAAATTAG
- the secD gene encoding protein translocase subunit SecD, with the protein MVKRGRIVAFFLLLLLFIGTIGTTIQGVTKDIRLGLDLQGGFEILYNVEPVDEDQVINREVLEATVETIYRRVDSLGISETNVTIEEPSRIRVQLAGIDDQQKARELLSTSARLSFRTIDDEEIRINDQPLKLDFDDESNEPDTEEGEIFNATNLVEGSAKQAFSETNQPLVTLKVKDASDFANVTEKVAALGKGTTSEGLRKNAMVIWLDYTEGDKYVEQVRMEPTEQDFVSAPSVNERLMTQTVQITGDFTIQEAKELADILNAGSLPVNMEELYSTSVGAQFGEQAMNKTIFAGAIGIALIFLYMMMYYRFPGFIASITLSLYIFLILVVFELMNGVLTLPGIAALVLGVGMAVDANIITYERIKEEIKSGKSTMSAFKAGNSRSLATILDANITTLLAAIVLFSFGTSSVKGFATMLIVSILVSFITAVYGSRLLLGIWVKSRFLNKRPGFFGVKKEDIKDIEKGEVVEAKVFGREFDFVKHRKKFFALSIALVILGGSFIAFKGLNLGIDFTSGSRVQILADQSITTEDINEHFDELGIETKKVVISGDNKDIGVVRFDNVLEKDTIAKIKNYFKEEYGSEPNASTVSPIVGQELVKNAIYAVAIASIGIIIYVTIRFEIYFAITSIIALLHDSFFIVALFAITGLEFDITIIAAILTIVGYSVNDTIVTFDRIRENLKLKKRVKTFSELAEIVNKSLMQTLARSINTVLTVVFAALMLLIFGATSITNFSFALVVGLIAGTYSSIFLAAQLWLVWRGSMLKRKPIQYVEKKNTGGPQV; encoded by the coding sequence ATGGTTAAAAGAGGTCGTATCGTTGCCTTTTTTCTATTGCTGCTATTATTTATAGGAACAATAGGAACGACGATACAAGGAGTTACAAAAGACATACGTCTTGGGTTAGATCTACAGGGCGGATTTGAAATTTTATATAATGTTGAACCGGTAGATGAAGATCAGGTTATTAACCGAGAAGTGTTAGAAGCCACGGTAGAGACGATTTATCGCCGTGTGGATTCACTTGGTATAAGTGAAACGAATGTAACGATTGAGGAACCGAGTCGTATTCGTGTTCAGTTAGCCGGTATCGATGATCAGCAAAAGGCTAGAGAGCTATTATCTACTTCTGCACGTTTATCGTTCAGAACAATTGATGATGAAGAAATCAGAATTAATGATCAACCTTTAAAGCTAGACTTTGATGATGAAAGTAATGAGCCTGATACTGAAGAGGGCGAGATCTTTAATGCTACAAACCTTGTAGAAGGTAGTGCGAAGCAAGCGTTCAGTGAAACGAATCAGCCACTAGTTACATTAAAAGTTAAGGATGCTTCTGATTTTGCTAATGTTACCGAAAAAGTTGCAGCTTTAGGAAAAGGGACCACTTCTGAAGGTCTTCGTAAAAACGCTATGGTCATCTGGCTGGATTACACAGAAGGTGACAAATATGTTGAGCAAGTGAGAATGGAACCTACAGAGCAAGACTTTGTTTCTGCTCCAAGTGTAAATGAGCGTCTTATGACACAAACGGTTCAAATCACGGGTGACTTCACCATTCAGGAAGCAAAAGAGTTAGCTGACATCCTTAACGCTGGTTCACTTCCAGTAAACATGGAAGAGCTTTACTCAACCTCTGTTGGTGCACAATTCGGTGAACAAGCGATGAACAAAACCATTTTTGCTGGTGCAATTGGGATTGCGTTAATTTTCCTATACATGATGATGTATTACCGTTTCCCTGGTTTTATCGCATCAATCACGTTAAGTCTTTATATCTTCTTAATCCTTGTTGTGTTTGAGCTTATGAATGGCGTTCTAACACTACCTGGTATTGCGGCATTGGTTCTAGGTGTTGGTATGGCGGTAGACGCAAATATCATTACCTATGAACGAATTAAAGAAGAAATCAAATCCGGAAAGTCAACCATGTCTGCCTTCAAAGCAGGTAACAGTCGTTCTTTAGCTACGATTCTAGATGCGAACATTACGACATTACTTGCAGCCATTGTATTGTTCTCATTTGGGACAAGTTCTGTAAAAGGTTTCGCGACCATGTTAATTGTTTCGATTCTTGTCAGCTTTATTACAGCTGTGTACGGATCTCGTTTACTTCTTGGAATATGGGTGAAAAGTCGTTTCCTTAACAAACGTCCAGGATTCTTTGGTGTGAAAAAGGAAGATATTAAGGATATAGAAAAAGGCGAAGTTGTTGAAGCCAAAGTATTTGGTCGTGAATTCGACTTTGTTAAGCACCGTAAGAAATTCTTTGCGCTTTCCATTGCTTTAGTCATTTTAGGCGGTTCCTTTATCGCTTTCAAAGGACTAAACCTTGGCATTGACTTTACAAGTGGTTCACGTGTTCAAATCTTAGCAGATCAATCGATTACAACTGAAGATATTAATGAACACTTTGATGAACTAGGTATTGAAACGAAGAAAGTTGTGATATCTGGTGACAACAAAGATATTGGTGTTGTCCGTTTTGATAATGTATTAGAGAAAGATACTATCGCTAAGATCAAAAATTACTTTAAAGAAGAATATGGTAGTGAGCCAAATGCAAGCACAGTTTCTCCGATAGTAGGACAAGAGCTTGTGAAAAACGCAATCTATGCAGTAGCAATTGCTTCAATCGGTATCATTATTTATGTAACGATCCGATTTGAGATTTATTTTGCAATTACATCGATTATTGCGTTACTACACGACTCCTTCTTTATTGTGGCGTTATTCGCGATTACTGGATTAGAGTTCGACATTACGATTATCGCAGCGATTCTCACCATAGTAGGGTACTCGGTTAACGATACGATCGTAACCTTCGACCGCATACGTGAGAACTTAAAACTGAAGAAACGTGTCAAAACGTTTAGTGAGTTAGCGGAAATCGTAAATAAGAGCTTGATGCAAACACTAGCTCGTAGTATAAACACAGTATTAACGGTTGTATTTGCAGCACTAATGCTTCTGATCTTTGGTGCTACTTCAATCACGAACTTCTCATTCGCATTAGTGGTTGGACTTATTGCAGGTACGTACTCTTCCATCTTCCTAGCAGCTCAGCTATGGTTAGTGTGGAGAGGAAGTATGCTGAAGCGTAAACCAATCCAATATGTAGAGAAAAAGAATACAGGTGGCCCACAAGTATAA
- a CDS encoding post-transcriptional regulator, with translation MEEGKPVAHWKKWIYPVLTSKVDEFHMLGYSRAHEEDIWKCLEKKVWKGKQPDKRLHEIVQDVLHLDSGTYMSYLTVQAYQEDDLLAQVEALRNHLPEEV, from the coding sequence ATGGAAGAAGGAAAGCCTGTCGCTCATTGGAAAAAATGGATCTATCCGGTTCTAACAAGTAAAGTAGATGAGTTTCACATGCTAGGATATTCGAGGGCACATGAAGAAGACATTTGGAAATGCCTAGAGAAGAAGGTGTGGAAAGGGAAACAACCTGATAAACGCTTACATGAGATCGTTCAGGATGTTCTTCATTTAGATTCCGGTACATATATGAGTTATCTAACTGTCCAAGCTTATCAGGAAGATGATTTATTAGCTCAGGTTGAAGCTTTACGCAATCATTTACCAGAAGAAGTCTAA
- a CDS encoding small multi-drug export protein produces the protein MKEKLIDFFITTLDFLPPELVVMIISAMPILELRGGLPVAYGVYDFSFVKSYLLSVFGNVLPIIPLLLLFLPISNWLMRFRWYERMYTWLYERTMKKSSNVEKFGAIGLILFTAVPLPTTGAYSACLAAAFFAIRFWYAFLSIVVGVLIAGIVIGALSFSVLNV, from the coding sequence TTGAAGGAGAAGCTCATTGATTTTTTTATAACCACATTAGATTTTTTACCACCTGAACTTGTGGTCATGATTATTTCAGCCATGCCCATTTTAGAGTTACGAGGTGGTTTACCCGTTGCGTATGGAGTTTATGACTTTTCATTTGTGAAGTCATATCTATTAAGTGTATTCGGGAATGTGTTGCCTATTATTCCATTACTGTTGTTATTTCTACCAATCAGCAACTGGCTCATGCGATTCCGATGGTACGAACGGATGTACACATGGCTTTATGAACGAACAATGAAAAAGAGTTCGAACGTAGAAAAGTTTGGTGCAATTGGATTGATTTTATTTACAGCAGTACCCTTACCAACAACAGGGGCATATAGTGCTTGCTTAGCTGCTGCATTTTTTGCCATTCGTTTCTGGTATGCGTTTTTATCTATAGTCGTTGGCGTACTGATTGCCGGTATCGTCATCGGTGCTTTATCATTTTCAGTTCTTAATGTATAA
- the spoVB gene encoding stage V sporulation protein B, whose amino-acid sequence MTKQTFLQGTLILIAAGMITRFLGFVNRIVVARIMGEEGVGLYMMAIPTLILVITLTQFGLPVAISKRVAEAEAHGDLNRIKKILVISLVVTGVLSVVFTTGMILLAPLLSQTLLTDERTLYPLLAISPIVPIVAISSVLRGYFQGLQNMKPQAYSQVIEQVVRITFVALFTKALAPYGVEYAAAGAMISVVLGEFCSLLYMIRMFKMKKRIKIRRKFSKYLQQSKDTLNELMSIALPTTGSRLVGSFSFFLEPILVSQSLAIAGVQTAMATKQYGELTGYALPLLMLPTFITHSLSVALVPNISEAGAKANQSLIHYRIHQAIRLSFASGALATVVLTIFAVPILTFMYGHGNAARFLTVMAPFFLLLYFQAPLQAALQALDLAKAAMWNSLIGAFVKFAVLVALATQPQFGIMGVALAIVVGVVLVTLLHLFTLMKTINFKIPALDVVKMIGLIALTWVAGKQLSSIFPESLSQVIPFLIILVIFTGMYVALLFLFRFVTKEELKQLPIFQKK is encoded by the coding sequence ATGACCAAGCAAACCTTTTTGCAGGGGACGCTTATTTTAATCGCAGCAGGTATGATTACAAGATTTCTAGGTTTTGTAAACCGAATCGTAGTGGCAAGAATAATGGGAGAAGAAGGTGTCGGCCTTTACATGATGGCCATTCCAACGCTAATCCTTGTCATTACACTTACACAATTTGGACTACCTGTCGCGATCTCCAAGCGTGTAGCTGAAGCTGAAGCACACGGGGATCTAAACCGAATCAAAAAGATTTTAGTCATCTCACTTGTTGTGACGGGTGTATTAAGTGTTGTATTTACAACTGGCATGATTTTGCTCGCTCCCTTATTATCCCAAACACTTCTTACAGATGAAAGAACCTTATATCCATTATTAGCAATTAGTCCAATTGTCCCGATTGTGGCGATTTCTTCTGTATTACGTGGATACTTTCAAGGGCTTCAAAATATGAAACCACAAGCGTATTCACAAGTCATTGAACAAGTAGTACGTATTACGTTTGTTGCTTTGTTCACCAAAGCACTTGCTCCATATGGCGTGGAGTATGCGGCTGCTGGTGCTATGATTTCGGTTGTATTAGGAGAGTTTTGCTCACTTCTCTATATGATACGTATGTTTAAAATGAAAAAGCGCATTAAAATCCGAAGAAAGTTCTCAAAGTACTTACAACAAAGCAAAGATACATTGAACGAGCTTATGTCTATTGCACTTCCAACAACAGGGAGTAGACTTGTTGGATCTTTTTCATTCTTCCTTGAACCCATACTTGTTTCACAAAGTCTTGCGATTGCTGGAGTGCAAACAGCAATGGCCACGAAACAGTACGGGGAGCTAACTGGATACGCTCTTCCATTACTAATGTTACCTACATTCATAACCCATTCACTATCTGTAGCATTAGTTCCGAACATTAGTGAAGCTGGCGCAAAAGCTAATCAATCATTGATCCATTATCGAATTCACCAAGCTATTCGGCTATCCTTTGCATCTGGTGCTTTAGCTACTGTTGTATTAACCATTTTTGCTGTACCGATTCTTACATTTATGTATGGGCATGGAAACGCAGCTCGTTTCTTAACAGTCATGGCTCCATTCTTTTTATTACTATATTTCCAAGCTCCTTTACAAGCTGCCTTGCAAGCTTTGGACCTGGCAAAAGCAGCTATGTGGAACAGTTTAATTGGTGCTTTTGTGAAATTCGCAGTCCTCGTTGCACTTGCAACGCAACCTCAATTCGGAATCATGGGAGTTGCTTTAGCCATTGTTGTAGGTGTTGTGTTGGTTACCTTATTACATCTCTTCACATTAATGAAGACGATTAACTTTAAAATACCAGCTTTAGATGTCGTTAAAATGATTGGGCTTATTGCTCTAACTTGGGTAGCCGGGAAACAACTTAGTTCAATCTTTCCGGAGTCTTTGTCCCAGGTCATACCGTTTTTAATCATTCTCGTTATTTTCACAGGAATGTATGTGGCCTTACTGTTCCTTTTCCGTTTTGTAACAAAGGAGGAGTTAAAACAATTACCTATTTTCCAAAAGAAGTAA